One Rhodospirillaceae bacterium genomic region harbors:
- a CDS encoding 2-nitropropane dioxygenase — protein MSVKTPDQKLKALWARGTEFLGCPHAIMGGAMSWLSERNLVSAISNAGGFGVIACGAMTPDLLGPEIAATQEMTDKPFGVNLITMHPELDGLIDVCIEGGVSHVVLAGGLPAAASIAKLKEAGIKVICFAPALAIAKRLIRNGADALVIEGAEAGGHIGPVATSVLAQEILPHIADVPVFIAGGIGRGEAIVSYLEMGASGCQLGTRFVCAEECVAHADFKKAFIRANARDALTTVQVDPKFPVIPVRALINEGTKRFNEAQREAAARVEKGEVELKDAQLEIEHFWAGALKRAAIDGDVENGSMMAGQSVGMVSEEQSTRQIIQDLVAQAVHCLEARESK, from the coding sequence ATGTCAGTGAAAACCCCCGATCAAAAGCTTAAAGCCCTGTGGGCGCGCGGAACGGAATTTCTTGGCTGCCCCCATGCCATTATGGGCGGCGCCATGTCGTGGTTGTCAGAACGTAATCTGGTTTCGGCGATTTCCAACGCTGGTGGTTTTGGCGTTATTGCTTGTGGCGCCATGACTCCTGACTTGCTGGGCCCGGAAATTGCGGCGACACAGGAAATGACTGACAAGCCTTTTGGCGTCAACCTGATCACCATGCATCCTGAACTTGATGGGCTTATTGATGTTTGTATCGAGGGGGGCGTTTCTCATGTCGTGCTGGCCGGTGGTTTGCCTGCTGCCGCGTCCATTGCCAAGTTGAAGGAAGCGGGTATCAAGGTCATTTGCTTTGCCCCGGCCCTGGCGATTGCCAAAAGGTTGATAAGAAACGGCGCTGACGCACTGGTTATTGAAGGTGCAGAGGCCGGTGGCCATATCGGCCCCGTTGCAACAAGTGTTCTGGCCCAGGAAATCCTTCCCCATATTGCCGATGTTCCGGTCTTTATCGCCGGTGGTATCGGCCGCGGCGAGGCTATTGTCTCTTATCTTGAAATGGGCGCTTCCGGATGCCAGTTGGGCACCCGCTTCGTTTGTGCTGAAGAGTGTGTTGCCCATGCGGATTTCAAGAAAGCCTTTATCCGCGCCAACGCCCGTGACGCGCTGACCACCGTTCAGGTCGATCCAAAATTCCCTGTGATCCCGGTTCGTGCCCTGATCAACGAAGGCACCAAGCGTTTCAACGAAGCCCAGCGTGAAGCTGCCGCGCGGGTTGAGAAGGGCGAGGTTGAATTGAAAGATGCGCAGTTGGAAATTGAGCATTTCTGGGCCGGTGCCCTTAAACGCGCCGCCATTGACGGCGATGTTGAAAACGGCTCCATGATGGCGGGTCAAAGCGTCGGCATGGTTTCGGAAGAACAATCGACCCGGCAAATTATTCAGGACTTGGTCGCGCAAGCCGTTCATTGCCTGGAAGCAAGGGAAAGCAAATAA